One genomic segment of Candidatus Polarisedimenticolia bacterium includes these proteins:
- a CDS encoding putative metal-binding motif-containing protein, with protein MSDVRGLRVCRAFGLCAVLACLMLLLAMGGVTPAYADCTDDDGDGYGSPASGDCTHPELDCNDSSASIHPGATELCDGIDQNCDGNDTDTFDVGDPCWIGDPSGCSFGDAGGCCLTVGVKTCTDDHLATFCKLGPEGQNLQSTEGPAGAASCFDGLDNDCDLLTDHEETDCQTAEICNGFDDDNNGAVDDGFGLGSACSVGTGACENSGTVICNETHTGTTCTATAGAPKSENTPLTGRCVDGIDNDCDGLTDLADPSCQTAEKCDGLDNDGDGTADEDFTDLGDSCTVGAGICQASGTMICSPDRTATVCSAVAGVASVEGPSGTTCHDTLDNDCDGFADALDASCSSANLSVSCALPYTTGAKGNDCGGKQQSRISFNVTGGGPAAVVTAELLALDVNGNVLKILTVQNGDMAQLASRKDPFDFRAESRTNSKGTVHQVFAPIPLLRVTVQDGQNKAQAFCSNIPYLDVLEPSGTVVTEGAGDTTHVLAAIPLVNPATLLIKVDGVNVATALGLDPATAFPGGPYSGDITIHGETVHVSELIVRSGAVDVLSSNTVSLDLEGLPCGGHVMVVDGDKRPGSYPDFPAAVCVVDDLRDKGTSMSFSIDITSPTPLEVTSAVPTPVQGEICHGLQIASASVNGLDLPTAGAVLTPGDGEDSGDTWKLAINTALGQTDIAQDLATGDVALGTFDAGSNRLVADATDVQGNRAFKSLIFATGDVAAPGVGSVAAGRFRSDLPDQVRGMILNGLITESGSVDIPNSFVVGLSPAAVQTIVTKGCETAATIFVNAMHTQIPNGKVVDTREVSGGCSCNPTVTTRVQSIDIDPTAISCPVTFENDKIKVAINLPPMSVTLHAGGSCKTTAKVCIPFTDICSPGVCLAETIVDTTFSMTVSNMGVKFDITEGQLEGTSPPNPPTSGHCEADPSILCSAPSDCPGAPPKCIVATFSTGGQVTAEVNCLASVCNWILDGLIAISNTIFGTSFDPVLVSFSFSPDFTTEIGANEPDPIELGEMKVDPERVEAFGQSLRGDLVDVEINPSGLRGSLTGQFATLTPDPGQPETPGAVLTPAPPPAPPVPGAGNAFVVVADDTLNQLFASMTSSGTLQTGCQNSGKTIGDLLPANCELLTGSTSGATAFLQGVCHAIRGHDCEALPGATSPVTTGDQATEQGTCHGVKSDNCLAIPITTGGGLGATEVLACTTAQLLHLNIGLAASQPLLFCVKTEIPPRLFIQDVAATPGVETKLRVNDLVVAMVVDRNANGLDGTLASTPNCFGTGATATGDCNAFGVCIDLNLRTSLQFETCADGKPGLTAHYLGLEALNRRAGVICSAPTATSDDVITGVAAENSTINVLGTKVDAFTPPVCANGLTLNGFVNFLNPKLIAVETDGDTTFQDYIGITGDIAP; from the coding sequence ATGAGTGACGTCAGGGGATTGAGAGTCTGTCGCGCGTTCGGACTCTGCGCCGTGCTCGCCTGCTTGATGCTGCTCCTGGCGATGGGCGGCGTGACGCCGGCCTACGCAGACTGCACCGACGACGACGGAGACGGCTACGGATCCCCCGCCAGCGGCGACTGCACCCACCCGGAGCTCGACTGCAATGATTCCTCCGCCAGTATCCATCCCGGGGCGACCGAACTGTGCGACGGCATTGACCAGAACTGCGATGGCAACGACACCGACACCTTCGACGTGGGCGATCCGTGCTGGATCGGCGATCCGTCCGGGTGCTCGTTCGGCGATGCCGGCGGCTGCTGCCTGACGGTTGGCGTCAAGACCTGCACGGACGACCACCTGGCCACCTTCTGCAAGCTCGGTCCGGAGGGCCAGAACCTCCAGTCGACCGAGGGACCCGCGGGGGCCGCGAGCTGTTTCGACGGCCTGGACAACGACTGCGACCTCCTGACCGACCACGAGGAGACCGACTGCCAGACCGCCGAGATCTGCAACGGCTTCGACGATGACAACAACGGCGCCGTCGATGACGGCTTCGGGCTGGGGTCGGCGTGCTCGGTCGGCACAGGCGCCTGCGAGAACTCCGGCACGGTCATCTGCAACGAGACCCATACCGGAACGACCTGCACCGCCACGGCGGGAGCCCCCAAGTCCGAGAACACGCCGCTGACCGGCCGGTGCGTCGACGGCATCGACAACGACTGCGACGGACTCACCGACCTCGCCGACCCCTCCTGCCAGACCGCCGAGAAGTGCGACGGCCTCGACAATGACGGGGACGGCACGGCGGACGAGGATTTCACCGATCTGGGGGACTCGTGCACGGTGGGGGCGGGCATCTGCCAGGCCAGCGGCACCATGATCTGCAGCCCCGACAGGACGGCGACCGTCTGCAGCGCCGTCGCGGGCGTGGCGAGCGTCGAGGGACCGAGCGGAACCACCTGCCACGACACGCTCGACAACGACTGCGACGGCTTCGCCGACGCGCTCGACGCGAGCTGCAGCTCCGCCAACCTGTCGGTCTCCTGCGCCCTGCCGTACACGACCGGGGCAAAGGGCAACGACTGCGGCGGCAAGCAGCAGAGCCGGATCAGCTTCAATGTCACCGGAGGCGGGCCGGCCGCCGTGGTCACGGCCGAGCTTCTGGCGCTCGACGTGAACGGCAACGTCCTGAAGATTCTCACGGTCCAGAACGGCGACATGGCGCAGCTGGCGAGCCGGAAGGATCCCTTCGATTTCAGGGCCGAAAGCAGGACGAACTCCAAGGGGACGGTGCACCAGGTGTTCGCGCCGATCCCTCTCCTGCGCGTCACGGTCCAGGACGGCCAGAACAAGGCCCAGGCGTTCTGCTCCAACATCCCGTACCTCGACGTCCTCGAGCCCTCCGGCACGGTGGTGACGGAGGGGGCGGGCGATACGACGCACGTCCTCGCCGCCATCCCGCTGGTGAACCCGGCCACCCTGCTCATCAAGGTGGACGGCGTCAACGTGGCGACGGCGCTGGGCCTCGACCCGGCGACCGCCTTCCCGGGCGGCCCGTACAGCGGCGACATCACGATCCACGGCGAGACGGTGCACGTCTCGGAGCTGATCGTGCGCAGCGGCGCGGTGGACGTCCTCAGCTCCAACACCGTCTCCCTGGATCTCGAGGGCCTTCCCTGCGGCGGCCACGTGATGGTCGTGGACGGCGACAAGCGGCCCGGCTCCTATCCCGACTTCCCGGCCGCCGTCTGCGTCGTGGACGACCTGCGCGACAAGGGGACCTCGATGTCGTTCAGCATCGACATCACGTCGCCGACCCCCCTCGAGGTCACGTCCGCGGTGCCGACCCCGGTCCAGGGGGAGATCTGCCACGGGCTGCAGATCGCCAGCGCCAGCGTCAACGGGCTGGATCTGCCGACCGCGGGGGCCGTCCTGACCCCCGGTGACGGCGAGGACTCGGGCGACACGTGGAAGCTGGCGATCAACACCGCCCTCGGCCAGACGGACATCGCCCAGGACCTGGCGACTGGGGACGTGGCCCTCGGCACCTTCGACGCCGGCTCGAACCGCCTGGTGGCCGATGCCACCGACGTCCAGGGGAACCGCGCCTTCAAATCGCTGATCTTCGCCACCGGCGACGTCGCGGCCCCGGGTGTCGGCTCGGTCGCCGCCGGCCGGTTCCGGTCCGACCTGCCGGACCAGGTGCGCGGCATGATCCTGAACGGCCTGATCACCGAATCCGGCAGCGTCGACATCCCGAACTCGTTCGTCGTCGGGCTGTCTCCGGCGGCCGTCCAGACGATCGTCACCAAGGGGTGCGAGACGGCGGCGACCATCTTCGTGAACGCCATGCACACCCAGATTCCGAACGGCAAGGTGGTCGACACGCGCGAGGTCAGCGGCGGGTGCTCCTGCAACCCGACCGTCACGACCCGCGTGCAGAGCATCGACATCGACCCGACGGCAATCTCCTGCCCGGTGACGTTCGAGAACGACAAGATCAAGGTCGCCATCAACCTGCCGCCCATGTCGGTCACCCTGCACGCGGGCGGCTCCTGCAAGACGACCGCCAAGGTCTGCATCCCGTTCACCGACATCTGCTCGCCGGGCGTCTGCCTCGCCGAAACGATCGTCGACACCACGTTCTCGATGACGGTGTCCAACATGGGCGTGAAGTTCGACATCACGGAGGGGCAGCTGGAAGGGACCTCCCCCCCGAACCCGCCGACCTCCGGCCACTGCGAGGCGGACCCTAGCATCCTGTGCTCGGCGCCGAGCGACTGCCCCGGCGCTCCCCCCAAGTGCATCGTGGCCACCTTCTCGACGGGCGGGCAGGTGACCGCCGAGGTCAACTGCCTGGCGTCGGTGTGCAACTGGATCCTGGACGGCCTGATCGCCATCAGCAACACGATCTTCGGCACCAGCTTCGACCCGGTCCTGGTCAGCTTCTCGTTCAGCCCCGACTTCACCACCGAGATCGGCGCGAACGAGCCGGACCCGATCGAGCTGGGGGAGATGAAGGTCGATCCCGAGCGCGTCGAGGCGTTCGGCCAGTCGCTGCGCGGTGATCTGGTCGACGTCGAGATCAACCCCAGCGGGCTGCGCGGCAGCCTGACGGGCCAGTTCGCCACGCTGACTCCGGATCCCGGCCAGCCCGAGACGCCGGGGGCCGTGCTCACGCCGGCGCCGCCTCCCGCGCCGCCGGTTCCGGGGGCGGGGAACGCCTTCGTGGTGGTCGCCGACGACACCCTCAACCAGCTGTTCGCCAGCATGACGTCTTCCGGCACGCTGCAGACCGGCTGCCAGAACTCCGGCAAGACGATCGGCGACCTGCTGCCGGCCAACTGCGAGCTTTTGACCGGGTCGACCTCGGGCGCCACGGCCTTCCTGCAGGGCGTCTGCCACGCCATCCGCGGCCACGACTGCGAGGCGCTGCCCGGGGCGACGTCGCCTGTCACCACCGGCGACCAGGCCACCGAGCAGGGGACCTGCCACGGCGTCAAGAGCGACAACTGCCTGGCCATCCCGATCACGACCGGCGGCGGGCTCGGGGCGACCGAAGTCCTCGCCTGCACCACCGCGCAGCTCCTGCACCTGAACATCGGTCTCGCCGCCAGCCAGCCGCTGCTGTTCTGCGTCAAGACCGAGATCCCGCCGCGCCTGTTCATCCAGGACGTCGCCGCGACGCCCGGCGTGGAGACCAAGCTCCGCGTCAACGACCTGGTCGTGGCGATGGTGGTCGACCGGAACGCCAACGGCCTGGACGGCACTCTGGCCTCGACACCGAACTGCTTCGGCACGGGGGCGACCGCCACCGGGGACTGCAACGCGTTCGGGGTGTGCATCGACTTGAACCTCAGGACCAGCCTGCAGTTCGAGACCTGCGCGGACGGCAAGCCGGGACTGACGGCCCACTACCTGGGGCTCGAAGCGCTCAACCGCCGTGCCGGGGTGATCTGCAGCGCCCCGACCGCCACCTCGGACGACGTCATCACGGGAGTGGCGGCCGAGAACAGCACCATCAACGTCCTGGGGACCAAGGTGGACGCCTTCACCCCGCCGGTGTGCGCCAACGGGCTCACGCTGAACGGGTTCGTGAACTTCCTCAATCCGAAGCTGATCGCGGTCGAAACGGACGGTGACACGACGTTCCAGGACTACATCGGCATCACCGGGGACATCGCACCCTGA